Part of the Plectropomus leopardus isolate mb chromosome 7, YSFRI_Pleo_2.0, whole genome shotgun sequence genome, ATACATCAGCCCTATATCCCCATTGATATCACTGAGGACAGACTAAATATTAAATACTTCCTGGCATAAcgtcagcagcagcacaaactaCCGCATCCAAAATTAACATAAAGTACAATTAATTATTTAGTGAGAGTAGGAGTTAAATGCAAGGCTGTCATTATATTAGTTTTAGTTGGGTGTTATTGATCAACTGGCAACAAATTTTAGTcaaaattacagttttgcaTACTTCGGTCAAAGCTGccattatttgttttgattgaaaTGGATGAAAGAAGAATGAAAGAGTAAAACGATGTGTAAACCTGGTACATACCTTATAGGAATGATGAGAGTGTAGAGCACATGTAGAACAGCAAAGCCAAGTGCTACCAGTCCCAGCTGTTTCCTGCACAGCATCCAGCGATCCAACCAGTCAGGGAAGCGCCTGAAACAAACTTTGACTTATAGTTTACAATATTTAAGATATACTGCGGACACTACATGTCAGTCTATTTTGTTTACTGACTTGTATTTGGTTCCTCTGTAGAGCTGAAGGAAGGCAGCTATGACACCAGGCACGTAACACAGAGATAACATGATGAGAGACACAATGGGAAACACCTGAGATAAGGGGGATAAACACAGAGGTGGTTACTGTGATGCTCCAAAGTCAAAAAAGTTACTTTCAAAGAGGAATTAATGCTTAATTATGCTGCACAGGCTTTACCTTGTTGGCCATGGACACCATGATTCTAAAGGAGATGTCTTTCCCCTGGTCAACATATGCATAGACAACATCTCTAAGGACCACATAGACGAAGAAGACGGCGGTGAGGCCAATGGCCACACGTAGTGGAAGTCTCCACTCTGGGAAAAGCTGTAAGGGAAAGTCCTCCAGCTCTTTGGCTGCACACAGAGAGCCTCTATCCAGGACAGCGAAGCCCAGTTTGGTGGCCACCTCTGTCACTGCCTGCTTTGCTTCAGCACTGTTTCCACACAGGTACACCTGGAGTATGAAAAGATCCATAGTTTTTAAAGCACAAGAAATGCCTCATGTGAGGAGTATATGTCttcattatttcatatttatacGTTAATGTTTATGCATTTGTGCAGGCAATGATGAAAGGGTAGTTTTACTTCAGAGGATTGTGCATAAGCACCTGGAGATGCTGTGGATTCCTTTATGAAATGCTAATTTTAGCTGAAGAAAGCAGGTGAAAACTAACAACAGTGCTCAGTCAACACCTGTGATGTTGCTGATTGTGCACCAAATATACCACATCCCAATATTTAAACCTACAACCcccacaacatacacacacacacacacacacacacaaccacactcTGTGTGGTTTTATCATCCTCTGGGATTGTGCAACCAGatcaaaatgaaacagaaaaacccACATATGCTACAGCTTTGCAGTACAGAGCAAGAGAGCAAAGCATGTGATGGAGAGCTTAGATCTAAGAGAGACTGTGGAGTTAATTGATTCAAGGATACATCAGAGATGGCATTCACAGCAAAGACACGAGGCTGACTCCTCAGATTTGGCTTCTTTAACTGGATTTGGTTTGatcaaaacttcaaaatgaGTTAATAATATAGTTTGGACTGAAATGCTTTCCTTTCTGAGAGAGACtattatttttaacttgttGGTCAGCACCCCACTGTGTGAACACATCAGAGAAAAGTAAAATGCTTGTagtcctgcaggaggagaggaatTTGACAAGCAGTTCCTGAATAGTTTAATTCTAAAATGAGATATttcacaatttgaaaaaaagcattCCTAAatagcagaagaaaaacaaataaatggagtacttttttttttgttttagtgtcaAATACACTTTTTCCACCCAAAAATAGTGATTCGATTGGAAACAGAATGTCACAAACACTTAGTGTACCTGTCTACTGGCATCTGATGGTCCATTCTGCAGGGCCCAGGCAGACAAGGTGTTAAAAGCCTTCACCACATGAGCTCCAGGGATCAGCCtggacaacaaacaacaaactctGTTTTGCTTCATGTTCCATCAGTCGTTGATTCGAACCACATGATCCATGAGAGCTCctaacatttttgttaattaCATTATTGCCTCATTTCCTCTTACCTCTGCAGATACTCAGCATTGGCCTCTGGGTATAGATTCTTCTTGAGGTTGTTGCTGACGTCCACCAGCACCTTCCGATCAATGAAATCAGCAGAGTGGATGAAAAGTTAGAAATGAACCAAGTGTGATGTTACACAAAGGCATCTCACTGCACAACAAGGTACCTTCCCCCTGAGTTGAGGTGCAAGTGTCTCCAGGAAGTCGTAGTGTTCTCTGTGAATACAAATAAAGACCAGACTGGCTGACTGGGCTGCTGCCTCGTGGTTTAATgcctgcacaacacacacaaatactatTGTCAAGCATAGCCATTACACGTGGCAACATGTCCATTTTAACAGGCTTATCCTGTTCAATAATGGCTGACTTGCTAAACACAAATTGCACAAAAGTTGATAACTGCAACATATGCagacactcataaacacacacattatcagTGACATTGTTTAGCTTAGTCAACTTTCAAAGCCTGATAACAACTTTCCTTTCTTCCCAGCACTATCTTTGCTCTTTCAACATAGTTATTTGTGTTGGCTCAGGACCATCATGCAACGCACGTTCTGAAGTATCAGCTGacaattacaacaacaacaatcctCAGATTAACAGGAAAAGAAAGTTGAAATCCAGAGTGTGAGAAGGCATCATCTGACGCATTGTACCTGAGCTCCCTGAGGCAATGGTCCACAGCTGTGAGGTCTGCGGCTGCCGTATACCACCCTGTAGCCACACTGGAGCAGACGCTGGCCCAGAGAGCGCCCTAAGTCCCCCGTCCCAAAGATACACAACAGCTCCTGTTCAGGGGCAGCTGCGGTGCCCAGAGGACACAGCGACACGCTCTCTGGCTTCACCTCCCTTGACACGCTGCTCAGTCTGTCAGCCGACATGGCCACAGCCTGACACAAACAGTGATGATATCTCCTGTGGTTCTGACAGAACAAAACACTCCACCAGCTTCTCTGTCAAAATGTGTAATGTGTCCAGATTCAAGGCAGatgtaacaaaataatagtCTTCAAAGTAACAGCTCTGCTGGGTGCTTCTGGAAAAAGTGTCGACAAATCAGCTGTCTGC contains:
- the LOC121945110 gene encoding metalloreductase STEAP4-like encodes the protein MSADRLSSVSREVKPESVSLCPLGTAAAPEQELLCIFGTGDLGRSLGQRLLQCGYRVVYGSRRPHSCGPLPQGAQALNHEAAAQSASLVFICIHREHYDFLETLAPQLRGKVLVDVSNNLKKNLYPEANAEYLQRLIPGAHVVKAFNTLSAWALQNGPSDASRQVYLCGNSAEAKQAVTEVATKLGFAVLDRGSLCAAKELEDFPLQLFPEWRLPLRVAIGLTAVFFVYVVLRDVVYAYVDQGKDISFRIMVSMANKVFPIVSLIMLSLCYVPGVIAAFLQLYRGTKYKRFPDWLDRWMLCRKQLGLVALGFAVLHVLYTLIIPIRYYVRFKIAASTVLQAKENQTAVMDNTIAWRTDSYYSMGILGFGLYLLLGITSLPSVSNALSWREFSFIQSKLGYLTVFFCTFHTYLYGWDKFLRPSYYKWHTPPAYLLGLVVPSVLLVLKLVLLLPCVDRILTRIRQGWERNDLEDGSEKALLT